The following is a genomic window from Malus sylvestris chromosome 12, drMalSylv7.2, whole genome shotgun sequence.
ttaggttaaaatgttcataaaattagtttaggatagtctacataatttttttttaaaaaaaaattagccttaattcattttttgataatctaaggctaaaattttaggccaaaagggttggagtagaaaaactgtttctggactaaaacctaaattttatgggctaaatatttttaggttttaggtcagggttggagatggtcttaggggAGAGCTAATACTGATAGGCGGTAGCTTAGCAGCATAGGAAGTAATGACATTATTGTCTCTCAACAAAGGAAATTTTTTGAGAATCTGTCAAAGAGAACATGTGAATTGGTAATAGTATCAAAGCACCACAAACATACGAAAAAACATGGAAAACACCATATTCGATGGGGAACCATATGGCGTTGATATCTTCCGAATACAAAATATGTTCAACATTCATGTGTGGTTGAAGGCATTTAAGAAGTGACATCTAACCAAAGCAGCAGACTGTAGAAGTTTCCTCACCAGAAGAAGCTTGAGTATCAATGAGGGATCTTGTACAAGGAAGAACATCTTTGCTGTCATGATAATGACGAAACAGATAGAACACAAAGACCTAAGATCCATGACGTAAGTCGAAACCCAACATCTGAAGGATGTTCTTCTCTATGCTTCAGGAAGAAATGAAACTTTACTAAAGTATTCTTTATGAGATCAAATTTCCAGGAGAAAACTACAAaggaaacaaaaagtaataattACAAGAAGCTGCTTTGACCGCAAATCAGGTAACAATTTCCTTACCTTTAATAAGTCTTCTTTCAGTCCTCCGCTTTTTCAAAACCAGAACCAGCCATGGTATCATGCTTTCTTTCTACTGGAAGATCTCTGAGTACATATTTTAGTTGGTCAGACCAATTGAAATTGATTTAGCAATGCTAGTTCCAGCTCAGTGTTCAAAGTGGGCGAAGATCTATTGCAATAATATATTCATATACGACTAGAGAATAAGATTAATCAACTAAAAAGGTACTCCTAAAAACACATTCGGAGTCCACCAGAAGTCAGCTAAAATGTTTAACGTATTTAATCGAAAGGagtattcatacataaacatatcaatataataatatatcatGACAAACGATCAAGATTAAATCATGTATATTGCATTCCTCCTCCTTTTCATAAGTGCACAGTTTCTACTTCTTCAGTTTTTataagaaaaccaaaaaaacctTTTCCCCCTTCTTtctgaaaacaaaggaaaaatgaaatctttactcaagaaaaagaaattgtaTAACAGCATGGATTagaaatccacaaggaaaacaGGAGCAGAGataaagctaaaacaaacagACACCTATCGTAACAAATAAATAGTAAATGAAAACCGGTCTCTATGTAAATTGTAAGCACAGACGGACAACTATTTAAATTTCTACGATTTTTTGTTGTACAAAGGATTTACAAAGTTGAGAACACATAAAGAAACTTATAAAAAAAGAATCAATGAGTACTAAAGAATTGATGAGTAACTGCACTACTAATAACCACAAACTTGGATTTGACAAAGCGGCTGCAAAACTGGGTCACTCACTGGGCATGGAATTGACATCGGCAGTTGGGGCACGTCTTCTTCTCCATGTTGAACCAGCGAAGGATGCAAGATGGGTGATAGACGTGAGAGCACGGCATCCGAATGAGCTCACTCACTTTCCCGTCCGACAGTTCCTCCAAACATATACTAAGTACCCAAGTCGCCATCACCCCTTTCAAAAATTCTCTCCGCCCCCAATTTCTCAACCACAAAATCCAATGAGAACGATGATGAGGTCAAACCTCCATTGCTACTACCAATTGCAAGTAAACCCATTGAGTCAGACAAATCATCGAACAGGTCGTCGACATAATCAATAGACAGGATTTCAAGTTGAGCCGCCATGATGAATCCCAGCGAGCCATTACGATTTGCAAGTTTCAAGGCCATAGATTTGATATAGGGTGCTAACGCCTCGTAGATGGAAGGATCGAGGCTGagggaagaggagagagagcgtAAGTGGGCGTGCAATTCTGAGTGTACGAGTTGGCGGGGAGAAAAACGAAGCGTGGCGTACCGGTCGGGACCGAGTGGGAATTCATCCAGAACATGGGTATGGAAGCGCTTTTGATGAATCTGGTCCTGACGGAGAGAAAGCTCGCCGACGAATTGGGACTTAGGGTCCGGCGGGCGTGGAATCCCTGCAGCTTCACAGAGACCCAGAAGTCCGATGTTCGGAATGAGAACGAGGAACGCTGAAACGCCATTGATCGATCGcttgaaacttgaaatttgatgagagagagagagagagagcgagagagggagagagaggagattTGTCATCCGAGAGTGAATGAGAGGTAGATGACGAATTAATGAAGCAAATAAAGGGCGGGTTTAGATTTGAGACTCCGCGTATTAGTTTATAGCCGTTAACTTCAATTCAAAAGCTAAGCGGGTGGtgatttttgaaaatttttaatgGCCGTTTGCTGTTgccttttatttctgtttttaattgaatttagtgtaaaatattgttacGCTCGTGGGGATCTAAAAATCTAGATTCTTGGGGGAACAAATTTTTTACAACAATTGACATTTCAGTTTGTTACTACTGAATACCGTAGACGAATCAAAAAATTGTTTATACTATCAAgcataaatgaagcttttgtaaaaaATTACAAGATTTGGATAAATAAAATTCATGGTTTCTAGTATTTAGCTGCAAGTCTAATATTTTGGTTGTTGACTACTAAAACGTTACATAATTTCAGTTTGATGATGCTGTCGCATACTTTGTTGGCTTCAATAGCGATTTCGTGTTAAAGAAAACCGATACTTCATATTAAAAATCTAGGGGTGCTTCCAAAATTTGAGTGGCATTGAAGCTACCCAAAAGGACAACGTAATTGCACATGAACTTACGTCAAGATAGTATCTTTAGAAAAGGTGACGTGAAAATCACATCAAACGTTTTTGGAGGAAAAAATGAATTGATTAGTTAAGTTATGGGTGACATCGCTTTAAAGTTTTAATGTCAATTTATGTCTGGGACGGGATAGTACTTTATTGTAGTAACGGAAAACAATTATGTCTATGCATCCTGATGCAGCGTCCGATTCTTACCAATTTCCCTCCCCTCTGATAGCTAACAATTGAAGGATCAATTCCTCACCTGTTTCTCATCAACTCTCTGACTCGAGGATAGATTGAGATGGGAGTCAACCGAATAAATGTACATAAGTTCCCAAACACAACCAAATTTACTACGCTATTTGCGTGTTCATATTATTCATAAACCCGCAATACAACAGTGCAGGATAAAAATTTATTGCCTTGCTTCCAAGAAACTTCTTTTTCAACAGAACAACCATCAATTAGCAAATACTAGAAGATCCATGCTAGTTAGATAGTATTTCCTCGTCTACCTCCTTGTGATTTTCAGAGCATGCTATCTGCACGAGATGGCAATCTTCTGAAGAAATTGCTTGGAATCGAAGGTAGCTTGCTTCGGAATCTAGGATGCCTTAGCCAAACAATGCCTGCAGCCAGAGCAATCATCTTGAATGGTGTCACGTAGAGCACCACAGCGGCAATTAGACACAAAAATACAAACAGGCTGCTTGCTCTTGGGTCTCTCCAGCTAAGGACCGCCTGAAATCTCTCTCCCTGAGTTGCAATGTCTCCAACCACTGTCTGAATTCTTCCAGCCACACTTCTTAGTCTGTCGTACCTCATCCTCACGACATCTTGACCCTTAGACGTAGGGAAGGTGTCAAACTCTTCATCCAATTCATCCGGGTGAACTGCCTCTGCCCATGAAAGTTTAGTGTCCATGTGAGGCGGAAGCCTTGGACGGAAGCGGAAGTTCCATAATCCGATGAGAAACATGTAGAGAAAGATAGTTGGCAGAATCAATTCAGGGTAGCAGATCAGTAGGAAAAACAGGAAATGGACTAAAACAGTAGTGATCGGGTTTTTCCAATGACGAACTTCACCAAGCCACCTGCTCATGGAGATGAGGCCGGAGAATAGTGAGACAATTCTAAAAAAGTTAGCCTTACTTCTTCTCATGCTCCACACGTGGGAGTCTACATCTAGCATGTACTCAACAACCTCTTTCCTTAGTGGTGGTTCAGCTCTGCCAAGTCTCACGGCTACAATGTTCATTGCCTGATATCTCAAACTATCCAACTGATTTACAGTGAATGGATGCAGATAATGCATTTTTGGCAGCAAGGGGTGGCCGTAGAGGTAAATTATATTAGTTAGTGAAAGACATGTAAATCTTACTGCTAATTGGAGCTCTCCCATTTTTTTCAATCCGGATGGTTGTAGGACTAGAAGCGGATAAGAGTTTGTATAAATCCGATCCATTTCTAGGGTTGATAGCCGAATTCTCACCTTGCCAATTCTCGAGTCATTTTTAGCTCCACTGCCTGAAATTGGTTTCTCATTTCCACCGAGGTGGCAGTTGTCGAAAACTCCCAGTGTGATCACCGTGCAAGGGTCGTAGACCTCCCATGTATATTGTTCATTCCACTTGGGACTGAAGCTTTCGATGATTGTTCTGGTCCTCACCCATTTCTGCCCGTACTTGGCTACGCAGTAGGCATCTGTTGTTGCTTTGTCATCCTTGTTCTTCATTGGAAGAAGTCCTTGCGCGCTTAAGATCCCTACTTCAAGAATCCCAATTGGATGCTTCCATAGCTGCCTGGCAGTAGGCCTCACGTCGCTTATGTACAAGGTTGATTCATCTAGTACATGGTAAGCACCCTCAAGACAGACTCTGAGATGGACTCTGGTCGAAAACTTGTGGTCGTGCCTCTTGTCTCCCTCCAAAGcaccaaaaccaaatttttCGAGGTTGAACCAACGTGAATGGACTGGCCTGTGATCCAACCGCCTCTCAAAGATTGTCAGCGGCAGGTTTATTTTTCCCACATGTTCATCTTTTGCAGCACTCACTTTATTTTCAACTGTAAGCACAAGCTGTTCTTCAAAAGGCTCAGCTGCTACGAAGACCAAGTCTTCGTTCCACATGGGATTCGCTGTCCTGGTTGGAGATACCTTTGTTTTAAGTGTTTGATTTCCGACATGAGCCTTGACGAAAGCTTGTGGTGGTTGGCTTCTATCGTGTGGCTCCACATCCTGAGCTTCGATTACATTAACTCTAAGGTACCACAGCTTCGGCGAGACATAAACCTTGGAGCGAATGCTGAAAACTCCCTCTCCGTGAACTGAAGCAGCGTCTGAGTGCCAGGCTTCTGGGAAAGCTTCATCAGCCTGTGTACCCATCCAAACTGCAAGCATCACCTCTCCTCTAACCTTAGTATCTCTCCGCCGGTCTTCTAATCTGTACCATTGAGGTGCCAAAGGGCTATCTGGTGGAACTCTAGTCGGCACCTCATG
Proteins encoded in this region:
- the LOC126592962 gene encoding FT-interacting protein 1-like, whose translation is MKSQAAPNQEDYKLKDTKPQLGERWPHGGLRGGGGWISSDRATSTYDLVEQMFYLYVRVEKAKDLPTNPVTGSCDPYVQVKLGNYKGKTKHFEKKTNPEWKEVFAFAKEKIQSSVLEVYVKDKGMVARDDYVGKVVFDMHEVPTRVPPDSPLAPQWYRLEDRRRDTKVRGEVMLAVWMGTQADEAFPEAWHSDAASVHGEGVFSIRSKVYVSPKLWYLRVNVIEAQDVEPHDRSQPPQAFVKAHVGNQTLKTKVSPTRTANPMWNEDLVFVAAEPFEEQLVLTVENKVSAAKDEHVGKINLPLTIFERRLDHRPVHSRWFNLEKFGFGALEGDKRHDHKFSTRVHLRVCLEGAYHVLDESTLYISDVRPTARQLWKHPIGILEVGILSAQGLLPMKNKDDKATTDAYCVAKYGQKWVRTRTIIESFSPKWNEQYTWEVYDPCTVITLGVFDNCHLGGNEKPISGSGAKNDSRIGKVRIRLSTLEMDRIYTNSYPLLVLQPSGLKKMGELQLAVRFTCLSLTNIIYLYGHPLLPKMHYLHPFTVNQLDSLRYQAMNIVAVRLGRAEPPLRKEVVEYMLDVDSHVWSMRRSKANFFRIVSLFSGLISMSRWLGEVRHWKNPITTVLVHFLFFLLICYPELILPTIFLYMFLIGLWNFRFRPRLPPHMDTKLSWAEAVHPDELDEEFDTFPTSKGQDVVRMRYDRLRSVAGRIQTVVGDIATQGERFQAVLSWRDPRASSLFVFLCLIAAVVLYVTPFKMIALAAGIVWLRHPRFRSKLPSIPSNFFRRLPSRADSML